In one Gimesia sp. genomic region, the following are encoded:
- a CDS encoding NosD domain-containing protein has protein sequence MKCLQRTVLFLMLTLTFNFQLNFDPVSAGAAEPKLVGARPVIQAINYSTIQEAIDAVPVEGGIVMLPPGKFEIDKPLVITSGDFMLVGAGGATHIHNKNEEGLDAIQIHPPADMKLPDGKKDPKPRIWRVQLQNFRVTGNEKSGRGINAKWVQEIFIHGVTSSYHGSDGIFLDFCFEDPRISDCLITYNKAVGLNLIGCHDIVVSANHFEENQDALRCDDGYNLCMSGNNLDDHLRHGVIIENTYGSIVSANMIEECNGSAIILDRECYGITMSANVIAHNGRGIILKDAHGCAVSANTFTLLAEDALWIGPQSGRITVTGNNFSNSYIGKGQVKRRTNDLKAAGLTLDKTRGITVSGNLFSSVRPKAVEVIEPTTHVIFGNNLLIDVESDHKLLKESIVEHVLEAAAEPVKPDSK, from the coding sequence ATGAAGTGTTTACAACGAACTGTACTGTTTTTGATGCTGACTTTAACATTCAATTTTCAGCTGAATTTCGACCCGGTTTCAGCAGGAGCGGCAGAGCCGAAACTGGTTGGTGCTCGACCGGTGATCCAGGCAATCAATTACTCCACAATTCAGGAAGCCATTGATGCGGTTCCTGTTGAGGGGGGGATTGTGATGCTGCCTCCCGGTAAATTTGAAATCGATAAACCACTTGTGATTACCAGTGGCGATTTTATGCTGGTCGGTGCTGGGGGAGCAACGCATATCCATAACAAGAATGAAGAGGGCCTGGATGCGATTCAGATCCACCCCCCGGCTGATATGAAACTGCCCGATGGGAAAAAAGACCCGAAACCCCGTATCTGGCGTGTGCAGTTGCAGAACTTTCGAGTGACGGGAAATGAGAAGAGTGGGCGGGGAATCAATGCCAAGTGGGTGCAGGAAATCTTTATTCATGGAGTTACCAGCAGCTATCACGGCAGTGATGGGATTTTTCTGGACTTCTGTTTTGAAGATCCGCGTATTTCAGACTGTCTGATTACCTACAACAAGGCCGTTGGACTGAACCTGATCGGCTGTCACGATATTGTGGTTTCAGCGAATCACTTTGAAGAGAACCAGGACGCCCTGCGTTGCGACGATGGTTATAACCTGTGTATGAGCGGAAATAATCTGGATGACCATCTGCGACATGGCGTGATCATTGAGAACACCTATGGCTCAATCGTCAGTGCCAACATGATTGAAGAATGCAACGGGAGTGCCATTATCCTCGACCGTGAATGCTATGGCATTACGATGTCAGCGAATGTGATCGCGCATAATGGTAGAGGGATCATTCTCAAGGATGCGCATGGTTGTGCTGTGAGTGCGAATACTTTCACACTACTCGCAGAAGATGCGTTGTGGATAGGTCCTCAGTCCGGCCGGATTACAGTGACAGGCAATAACTTCTCCAACAGTTACATCGGAAAGGGACAGGTTAAACGCCGCACCAACGATCTCAAAGCCGCCGGTCTGACACTGGATAAGACTCGGGGAATTACGGTCTCCGGCAACCTGTTCTCTTCTGTGCGTCCCAAGGCCGTGGAAGTGATCGAACCGACCACACATGTCATCTTCGGGAATAACCTGCTGATCGATGTCGAATCAGACCACAAACTGCTGAAAGAATCGATTGTAGAACATGTTCTTGAAGCGGCTGCAGAACCGGTGAAGCCGGATTCCAAGTAG
- a CDS encoding prolyl oligopeptidase family serine peptidase, whose amino-acid sequence MLRLSGWMMCLWGCLSGLQAAEQQSETEQGAPVYREHLDLSYYLDQNNEKQSVKTWDDWQTRRQHILSNMQTVMGEVPQPKQPVPLEMKVLEETDLGKVKRLKISYHTDDLHQRVKAYLFIPPDASADHRVPAILCLHQTNSQIGKEEPAGIRGLPNLKYAIELAERGYVTLAPDYPSFGEYPYDFKAHPEYRSGTLKAIYDNMRSIDLLQSLAYVSADQIGCVGHSLGGHNTMFTAAFDTRIKALVSSCGFTRFHKYYGGKLKGWTSDRYMPLINSKYQNDPNQVPFDFTEIVASFAPRAFLACAPVSDSNFEVSGVKDVIRIAQPVYQLSGHPENLQATYPEAQHDFPPATRETAYQFFDRHLKK is encoded by the coding sequence ATGCTGCGGCTAAGTGGATGGATGATGTGTCTGTGGGGATGTCTCTCCGGGTTACAGGCGGCAGAACAGCAGTCTGAGACAGAACAGGGTGCTCCCGTTTATCGGGAGCACCTGGATCTGTCTTACTATCTGGATCAGAATAATGAGAAACAGTCGGTCAAAACCTGGGACGACTGGCAAACACGGAGACAGCACATCCTGTCCAATATGCAGACCGTGATGGGCGAAGTGCCCCAGCCGAAGCAACCAGTGCCCCTGGAGATGAAAGTGCTGGAAGAGACGGATCTAGGCAAGGTGAAGCGACTGAAAATCTCGTATCACACTGACGATCTGCATCAGCGGGTCAAGGCATATCTGTTTATTCCTCCGGATGCCTCTGCCGACCATCGAGTGCCTGCCATCCTCTGCCTGCATCAGACGAATTCGCAAATCGGAAAAGAGGAACCGGCGGGGATTCGGGGACTGCCCAATCTGAAGTATGCGATCGAACTGGCAGAGCGGGGCTATGTCACACTCGCCCCCGATTACCCTTCGTTCGGCGAGTATCCGTATGACTTCAAGGCGCATCCCGAATACCGTAGTGGGACCCTGAAGGCGATCTATGACAATATGCGGTCCATTGATCTGTTGCAGTCACTGGCTTATGTCAGCGCGGATCAGATCGGTTGTGTGGGGCATTCACTGGGGGGACATAATACGATGTTTACCGCGGCCTTTGATACTCGCATCAAGGCCCTGGTATCAAGCTGTGGCTTCACCCGTTTCCATAAGTACTACGGTGGAAAGCTGAAAGGCTGGACCAGTGACCGCTATATGCCGTTGATCAACAGTAAATATCAAAACGATCCGAATCAGGTTCCCTTTGATTTCACCGAGATCGTGGCCAGCTTTGCGCCGCGGGCATTTCTGGCGTGTGCTCCCGTGAGCGACAGTAATTTTGAGGTCTCGGGGGTGAAAGATGTGATTCGGATCGCGCAGCCAGTCTATCAGTTATCAGGACACCCAGAGAATCTGCAGGCCACTTATCCGGAAGCACAGCACGATTTTCCACCTGCGACGCGTGAAACAGCCTACCAGTTTTTTGATCGGCACCTCAAAAAATAG
- a CDS encoding serine hydrolase, with translation MPLRIFLLLLLCFTTSLLRAAETTFELKMSAVEYQRFVSGLGKQDLALAEVSVFPGQRSIEFAAIAVPRTSQRDWKAHHGLTIGQLNQKLEEYAADGFQPVDISGCELRGSARYAVIWEKGAAPDFVLKHSLDDAELKETLETLKEQGYSPLSLDGFALRNKASHAGIWVKQQANAWEAECNVPADSFPQTYDEFIARGYRLEELCGFSIGNTPFYHALWSKVSGPIWQARFHSTANQLEEVDKKRRTENLELAYLDGYQVNGKTFFNAIWRKPEQRPRMTPSPIRWQTAADIPVTGLEQPELASLDQSIKEFLLEHHPPGASVAVSYRGRLVYARGFGYADVEQKKKVQPDSQFRIASLSKPITAVAIMKLIEQGKLQLDTKVFSVLKDYQKELAAPEVDSRLKVITIQNLLNHTGGWDRDTSFDPMFRSVAFARQLGKQPPAEADDVIRIMVQKPLDFAPGEKYAYSNFGYCLLGRVIEEVTGQPYAEYVEQTICQPLGMQDTELGRTLLINRRPNEVKYYSGDVGSTVYSNNTLSEVPRPYGAWYLEAMDSHGGWISSAPDLVRFATAFNLPDECPILQAPALSQMSARPEGSAGFTEDGVPKVAYYACGWMVRPIDTAGNANHWHMGALDGTSTLLVRRLDRINWAILFNTHQGADQKRLSNLIDAPMHRWINQIEDWPEKDQFRED, from the coding sequence ATGCCTTTGAGAATCTTCCTGCTGCTCCTGCTCTGTTTTACAACCAGCTTACTGCGGGCTGCCGAAACAACTTTTGAACTGAAAATGTCTGCGGTAGAGTACCAGCGTTTTGTTTCAGGTCTCGGAAAGCAGGATCTGGCTCTTGCTGAAGTCAGTGTTTTTCCAGGACAGCGCTCCATTGAATTTGCAGCAATCGCCGTCCCTCGCACGAGCCAGCGCGACTGGAAAGCACATCACGGGCTGACGATCGGTCAGCTGAATCAGAAATTAGAAGAATATGCTGCAGATGGTTTTCAACCCGTGGATATCAGCGGATGTGAACTAAGAGGCTCAGCCCGTTATGCTGTCATCTGGGAAAAAGGGGCTGCTCCCGATTTCGTTTTGAAACATTCCCTCGATGATGCTGAGCTCAAGGAAACTCTGGAGACACTGAAAGAACAGGGCTATAGTCCGCTTTCCCTGGATGGATTTGCTCTCCGCAATAAAGCCTCCCATGCGGGGATCTGGGTGAAACAGCAGGCAAACGCCTGGGAAGCAGAATGTAATGTCCCCGCAGACAGTTTTCCTCAGACCTACGACGAGTTTATCGCGCGTGGCTATCGCCTGGAAGAACTCTGCGGGTTCAGTATTGGTAACACTCCCTTTTACCATGCCCTCTGGTCCAAAGTTTCCGGCCCGATCTGGCAGGCACGATTTCATTCTACTGCCAATCAATTAGAGGAAGTCGACAAGAAACGCAGAACCGAGAATCTGGAACTGGCTTACCTGGATGGCTACCAGGTAAATGGCAAGACTTTTTTCAATGCCATCTGGAGAAAACCGGAGCAGAGACCTCGCATGACTCCCTCACCGATCCGCTGGCAGACCGCCGCTGACATTCCGGTTACCGGTCTGGAACAACCGGAACTCGCCTCACTGGACCAGTCAATCAAAGAGTTCCTGCTCGAACACCATCCCCCGGGGGCCTCTGTCGCGGTCAGCTATCGCGGTCGCCTCGTCTATGCGCGCGGTTTTGGTTACGCCGATGTTGAGCAAAAGAAAAAGGTCCAGCCAGACAGCCAGTTTCGGATTGCCAGCCTCTCTAAGCCTATCACAGCCGTAGCCATCATGAAGCTCATCGAACAGGGAAAATTGCAGCTGGACACGAAGGTCTTTTCAGTCTTGAAAGATTACCAGAAGGAACTGGCAGCTCCAGAAGTCGATTCGCGACTGAAAGTTATCACGATTCAAAACCTGCTGAATCATACCGGAGGCTGGGACCGGGATACCTCCTTTGACCCCATGTTTCGTTCGGTTGCTTTCGCCAGACAACTGGGCAAGCAACCTCCCGCCGAAGCGGACGATGTAATTCGCATCATGGTACAGAAACCACTCGATTTTGCCCCCGGTGAAAAGTATGCCTACTCCAATTTTGGCTACTGCCTGCTGGGTCGAGTGATCGAAGAAGTGACGGGACAGCCTTACGCAGAATATGTGGAGCAGACGATCTGCCAGCCACTGGGTATGCAAGACACAGAACTCGGCAGGACACTACTCATCAATCGACGTCCCAATGAGGTCAAATACTACAGCGGCGATGTTGGTAGTACAGTCTATTCGAATAATACGCTCTCCGAAGTGCCGCGTCCGTATGGTGCCTGGTATCTGGAAGCAATGGACTCACATGGAGGCTGGATTTCTTCTGCCCCGGACCTGGTACGCTTCGCGACTGCGTTCAACCTGCCGGATGAATGCCCGATCCTGCAGGCTCCTGCCCTCTCTCAGATGTCTGCCCGTCCTGAAGGGAGTGCGGGCTTTACAGAAGATGGCGTCCCCAAAGTTGCTTACTATGCCTGTGGTTGGATGGTGCGGCCCATCGACACTGCAGGTAACGCAAACCACTGGCATATGGGAGCTCTGGATGGCACTTCAACCTTACTCGTCAGACGACTGGATCGAATAAACTGGGCCATTCTGTTCAATACCCACCAGGGTGCCGACCAGAAACGACTATCGAATCTGATCGATGCCCCCATGCATCGCTGGATCAACCAGATTGAAGACTGGCCTGAAAAAGATCAGTTTCGAGAAGATTGA
- a CDS encoding glycerophosphodiester phosphodiesterase family protein, whose product MKTESGKGVALNYLKMGIGLLCTLSIVSEVLFAGDPILIAHRGLLRHAPENTLPAFSTCLDLGLGIELDIRTTKDGELVIIHDDSLQRTTDGGKHSIRDITWAEAQQLDAGRWFDPAFAETRIPTLEETLKLIRDRKRGETVIALNIKQLNPEGEHKLIQLLEKYDLFGECFGFDQSAEMSQRLKKLNPKFRVGQNVSRKNLEARLSEGKLDVFLLTFVPEKSEVDYLKQQGKQVLFNFGGAGEARRNPKVWNQIRAAGVEGMLTDFPLECRRIWREADPGS is encoded by the coding sequence ATGAAAACAGAATCCGGAAAGGGCGTTGCTTTGAATTATCTAAAGATGGGAATCGGTCTGCTCTGTACGTTGAGCATCGTCTCTGAGGTTTTATTCGCAGGGGATCCAATCTTAATCGCGCATCGGGGGCTGCTGCGCCATGCTCCCGAAAATACGCTCCCCGCATTTTCAACCTGCCTGGATCTCGGGCTGGGTATTGAACTGGATATTCGAACCACAAAAGATGGTGAACTGGTCATTATTCACGATGACAGTCTGCAGCGTACAACTGACGGAGGCAAACATTCCATCAGAGACATCACCTGGGCAGAAGCCCAACAGCTGGATGCTGGAAGGTGGTTTGATCCTGCTTTCGCGGAGACCCGGATTCCCACTCTGGAAGAGACTCTGAAGCTGATCAGGGATCGCAAACGGGGCGAGACTGTGATCGCCTTGAACATCAAGCAGCTGAATCCGGAAGGTGAACACAAACTGATTCAACTGCTGGAGAAATATGATCTGTTCGGCGAGTGTTTTGGCTTCGATCAGAGTGCTGAAATGAGTCAGCGTCTGAAAAAGTTGAATCCAAAGTTTCGCGTCGGACAAAATGTCAGCCGGAAGAATCTGGAAGCTCGTCTCAGTGAGGGAAAACTGGATGTTTTTCTGCTGACCTTTGTTCCCGAAAAGTCAGAAGTTGACTATCTCAAACAGCAGGGGAAACAGGTGCTGTTTAATTTTGGTGGAGCAGGGGAGGCCCGTCGGAATCCAAAGGTCTGGAATCAGATCCGTGCGGCTGGAGTAGAAGGCATGCTGACCGATTTTCCGCTGGAGTGCCGTCGCATCTGGAGAGAAGCAGATCCGGGTTCCTGA
- a CDS encoding DUF6159 family protein: MFTRISNGWALSKQSFHVLMLDKELLLFPIMSGISCLLVLASFALPLWNSKYVDVIMNDQQAPQDPVAYLILFAFYFVNYFVMIFFNSALMSCAIIRLKGGNPGIGDGFNSALNRLPQIAGWALVSATVGFIIKMIESRSERLGQFVAGLLGMAWSITTYFVIPVLVVERKNPFESIKRSVGILRETWGESLVANFGIGMIMFLVMIPLFAMIVGGGFLISSGSVALGGALIGVAIFGILLASLVSSACHSIVIAAIYLYAAEEEVPEVFDHDLIAHAFAQK, encoded by the coding sequence ATGTTTACCCGCATCTCAAATGGATGGGCGCTCTCAAAACAGAGTTTTCACGTCCTAATGCTGGATAAAGAACTGCTGCTGTTTCCCATCATGAGTGGCATTTCCTGTCTGCTGGTACTGGCCAGCTTTGCCCTGCCTCTGTGGAACAGTAAATATGTTGATGTCATCATGAACGATCAGCAGGCCCCACAGGATCCTGTCGCCTATCTGATCCTGTTTGCTTTCTATTTCGTGAATTACTTCGTGATGATCTTTTTCAACTCGGCCCTGATGTCCTGTGCCATCATTCGCCTGAAGGGGGGCAATCCGGGAATCGGCGATGGTTTCAACTCCGCCCTCAACCGCCTGCCGCAAATCGCCGGTTGGGCTCTGGTAAGTGCAACCGTAGGTTTCATCATCAAGATGATCGAGTCCCGCTCTGAGAGACTGGGACAGTTTGTCGCCGGTCTGCTCGGAATGGCCTGGTCGATTACGACTTATTTCGTGATCCCCGTCCTGGTAGTCGAACGGAAAAACCCCTTTGAGTCAATCAAACGCTCCGTCGGTATTCTGCGCGAGACCTGGGGCGAATCACTGGTTGCCAACTTCGGTATCGGCATGATCATGTTCCTGGTCATGATCCCACTGTTTGCGATGATTGTGGGTGGAGGCTTCTTAATCAGTTCAGGAAGTGTCGCCCTCGGTGGAGCTCTGATCGGAGTCGCCATTTTCGGTATCCTGCTGGCATCCCTAGTTTCCTCCGCCTGCCATTCGATCGTCATCGCGGCCATCTACCTCTATGCTGCTGAGGAAGAAGTTCCAGAAGTCTTCGATCATGATCTGATCGCGCATGCCTTCGCTCAGAAATAG
- a CDS encoding prenyltransferase/squalene oxidase repeat-containing protein, with the protein MYHSILQACVCCLILNLALLSPAGETAPDPALVRSAISRSIPLIEKAAAGSARERTCFTCHNQALAVLVFSEAHLRGFKIDQTNIQRQVDHTAAALKRGLEKYQAGQGQGGGPDMASFSLWTLEMAGRKPDEVTAAVTGYLLERNRSRDHWLRNSTRPPSMSSDTNTSYFVIRALRNFGTEEQQPLIQERLDQSRDWFLKLKPASNEERVFQLRAFLELSVEESRIQSATRELTQLQNSDGGWSQLPEMNSDAYATGTVLVALLRSGQLKANNLSIQRGIKYLLETQQADGSWYVKSRANPFQTYFETGYPHGKDQFISVTAASWATVALLLTLPTDE; encoded by the coding sequence ATGTACCACTCGATTCTGCAGGCATGCGTCTGCTGTCTCATCCTGAATCTCGCACTCTTATCGCCAGCCGGTGAAACCGCTCCCGATCCGGCTCTGGTTCGATCAGCCATTTCCCGTTCCATCCCTCTCATCGAAAAAGCAGCCGCCGGTTCAGCCCGCGAACGAACCTGTTTCACCTGTCACAACCAGGCCCTGGCCGTCCTGGTTTTCAGTGAAGCCCACCTGCGGGGATTCAAAATAGATCAGACCAATATTCAAAGACAGGTCGATCACACAGCAGCAGCCCTCAAGCGGGGGCTGGAAAAATATCAGGCGGGACAGGGTCAGGGAGGTGGTCCTGATATGGCCAGCTTTTCCCTCTGGACACTGGAGATGGCGGGCAGAAAACCGGATGAAGTCACAGCAGCCGTCACCGGCTATCTGCTGGAACGCAACCGCTCCCGCGATCACTGGCTGCGTAATTCTACCCGGCCTCCGTCCATGTCCAGCGATACCAACACCAGTTATTTCGTGATCCGAGCACTGAGAAATTTTGGAACCGAGGAACAACAACCCCTTATCCAGGAACGTCTCGATCAGAGCCGAGACTGGTTCCTGAAACTCAAACCGGCATCCAACGAAGAACGGGTCTTTCAGTTAAGAGCCTTTCTGGAACTAAGCGTTGAAGAGTCACGTATTCAATCGGCAACCCGGGAACTGACACAGCTGCAGAATTCTGATGGGGGCTGGTCTCAACTCCCCGAGATGAACAGCGACGCTTACGCAACAGGGACCGTGCTGGTGGCTCTCTTACGGTCGGGGCAACTGAAGGCAAACAATCTGAGCATTCAACGCGGCATAAAATACCTGCTCGAGACTCAGCAAGCGGATGGCTCGTGGTATGTGAAATCGCGTGCCAATCCATTCCAGACTTACTTCGAAACTGGCTATCCGCACGGGAAAGACCAGTTCATCTCGGTCACCGCGGCCAGTTGGGCCACCGTTGCACTGCTGCTGACTCTGCCGACCGATGAATAA
- a CDS encoding FAD-dependent oxidoreductase, translating to MDEFQPPASGASITTRCCVVGGGPAGLFLGYLLGRAGVEVIVLEKHKDFLRDFRGDTIHPSTLELMHELGLLDEFLSLADKHFESLKLNFEGQDVEGPYFTHLPTKCKFITFAPQWDFLNMLARHAAEFPNFQVHMQSKATGLIFDGDQVVGVKVEGVNGEYEIRADLVVGADGRGSDMRHEAGVEIVEKGIPIDVLWFRVSKAGEVTDNTLARIRDGRMLITIDRGDYFQTGMIIHKGSFDDLKQEGLEAFRNRVVDILPALSDGINDIDSWDKVRLLTVQLNHITNWARPGLLFIGDAAHAMSPVGGVGVNLAVQDAVAAANILADPLYNETLTLSDLKRVQQRREPPALHMQRLQVFAHQRLFGGSSIPGKPISISWPLRKMAGLLAPILRRKAGKIIGLGLLQEHIECPSRAPRPAEAPVK from the coding sequence ATGGATGAGTTTCAACCACCGGCAAGCGGTGCTTCGATTACAACTCGCTGTTGTGTTGTCGGCGGAGGGCCAGCGGGATTATTTCTCGGCTATCTACTGGGGCGGGCCGGCGTGGAAGTCATCGTATTGGAAAAACACAAAGATTTCCTGCGTGACTTTCGTGGTGACACCATTCATCCTTCCACACTGGAACTGATGCATGAACTGGGCCTGCTTGATGAATTCCTGAGCCTCGCGGACAAACACTTCGAATCTCTGAAACTCAATTTTGAAGGTCAGGATGTCGAAGGGCCTTACTTCACACATCTGCCGACCAAATGCAAATTCATCACCTTTGCGCCACAGTGGGATTTCCTGAATATGCTGGCTCGGCATGCCGCTGAATTCCCCAACTTCCAGGTACACATGCAGTCGAAAGCCACCGGCCTGATCTTTGACGGAGACCAGGTCGTGGGTGTCAAGGTGGAAGGAGTGAATGGAGAATATGAAATCCGAGCCGATCTAGTCGTCGGTGCCGACGGTCGAGGATCGGACATGCGCCACGAAGCAGGTGTCGAAATCGTCGAAAAAGGGATTCCTATCGACGTACTCTGGTTCCGGGTCAGCAAAGCAGGTGAAGTCACCGACAACACACTGGCCCGCATTCGAGATGGGAGAATGTTAATCACCATCGACCGCGGAGACTACTTTCAAACCGGGATGATCATTCACAAAGGTTCCTTCGATGACTTAAAGCAGGAAGGCCTCGAGGCCTTCCGCAACCGGGTCGTCGATATTCTGCCCGCTCTCTCTGATGGCATCAACGACATCGACTCGTGGGATAAGGTCCGTCTGCTGACCGTGCAGCTGAATCATATTACTAACTGGGCTCGTCCGGGGCTGCTGTTCATTGGAGACGCGGCCCATGCGATGTCTCCTGTGGGAGGTGTTGGCGTCAACCTCGCAGTGCAGGATGCGGTCGCAGCAGCCAATATCCTGGCGGACCCACTCTATAATGAAACCCTGACTCTGTCAGATCTGAAGCGGGTACAACAGCGGCGTGAACCACCGGCTCTCCATATGCAGCGCCTGCAGGTCTTCGCACACCAACGACTGTTCGGCGGTAGCAGCATCCCCGGTAAACCGATCTCGATTTCCTGGCCGTTACGGAAAATGGCTGGGCTGCTTGCCCCGATTCTCAGACGCAAAGCAGGAAAAATCATCGGACTCGGTTTACTGCAAGAGCATATCGAATGCCCCAGTCGCGCCCCTCGCCCTGCAGAAGCGCCAGTAAAATAA
- a CDS encoding isoamylase, whose protein sequence is MDHWDKREGSPVHLGETWVPSENAYNFAIYSKHAEQVKLLFFTEDNLFEPVYEFAFDYLRNKSAEIWHCRIPKEKIISAKYYAYQIDGPAPDGIYDWHAFDPDKLLFDPYSHNLFFPPLFDRQRACLPGSNIGHAPLSVLQSIECAFNWDDDQHIHHTSDLVIYEMHVKGFTRRENSGVSADARGTFAGVIEKIPYLLELGVTAVELMPVYQFDDDDGNYWGYMPLGFFAPHDAYCKSDDTCERHIEFCEMVKALHTAGIEVILDVVYNHTGEGNEQGPTYSFKGIDNTTYYTLTDNPRDPFANYSGSGNTLHTANRAVRKMIVDSMHYWVKEMHVDGFRFDLASILTRRLDGSIDESNPTTIGQIGSDNTLTDRRFIAEPWDAAGEFQLGSRFPGHRWMQWNAAYRDTVQQFVRGDSGKVADLMTRIYGSCDLFPDDCLHALRPYQSVNYITSHDGFTLYDLVSYNSKQNWANGHNNTDGTNDYSWNCGWEGADAPPEVEQLRKQQAKNLFALLMVSNGSPMFRMGDEFLQTQEGNNNPYNQDNETTWLDWDRLETHQDFFRFVKLMIAFRKRHSTVCRSHFWREDVKWYGVTRYVDLTPAAKTLAFCLHGQSEADVDLYVMINAAANTCIFGIHEGTPGEWQRVVDTALPSPEDVLEPESLKPVSAATYDVQARSVVILIRQKRIL, encoded by the coding sequence ATGGACCACTGGGATAAAAGAGAAGGCTCTCCCGTACATTTGGGAGAAACCTGGGTTCCCTCAGAGAACGCTTATAACTTCGCCATCTATTCGAAACACGCCGAACAGGTGAAGCTGCTCTTCTTCACCGAGGACAATCTGTTCGAACCGGTCTACGAATTTGCGTTCGACTATCTGCGCAATAAGTCTGCTGAAATCTGGCACTGCCGGATTCCCAAAGAGAAGATCATATCTGCAAAATACTACGCCTACCAGATCGACGGTCCCGCGCCGGATGGCATATATGACTGGCATGCCTTTGATCCGGATAAGCTGCTGTTTGACCCCTATTCCCACAACCTTTTCTTCCCCCCCCTGTTTGATCGTCAGCGAGCCTGCCTGCCGGGCTCCAACATCGGACATGCCCCGCTCTCGGTATTACAGTCGATTGAATGCGCCTTTAACTGGGATGACGACCAGCATATCCATCACACTTCTGACCTGGTCATCTACGAGATGCACGTCAAGGGGTTTACCAGACGTGAGAACTCTGGAGTCTCGGCTGATGCCCGGGGTACGTTCGCGGGTGTGATCGAAAAAATCCCGTATCTCCTGGAACTGGGAGTGACCGCGGTTGAACTGATGCCCGTCTATCAGTTCGACGACGACGATGGTAATTACTGGGGATACATGCCCCTGGGCTTCTTCGCGCCGCATGATGCGTACTGCAAATCAGACGACACCTGCGAACGCCACATCGAATTTTGTGAAATGGTCAAAGCCCTGCACACAGCCGGCATCGAAGTTATCCTGGATGTGGTTTACAACCATACCGGCGAGGGAAACGAACAGGGCCCCACCTACAGTTTCAAAGGAATCGACAACACCACCTATTACACGTTGACTGACAACCCCCGAGATCCGTTCGCCAATTATTCAGGATCGGGCAACACACTCCATACCGCCAACCGGGCCGTCCGGAAGATGATCGTCGACAGTATGCACTACTGGGTCAAGGAGATGCACGTAGACGGTTTCCGCTTTGACCTGGCCAGCATCCTCACCCGCCGACTGGATGGGAGCATTGATGAATCGAACCCGACCACGATTGGACAGATTGGTTCAGACAATACCCTGACGGACCGCCGCTTCATCGCAGAACCCTGGGATGCCGCGGGAGAGTTTCAGCTCGGCTCCCGTTTTCCCGGTCATCGCTGGATGCAATGGAATGCCGCCTACCGAGATACCGTGCAACAGTTCGTGCGAGGGGATTCTGGAAAAGTCGCAGACCTCATGACTCGCATCTACGGCAGTTGTGACCTGTTTCCCGATGACTGCCTGCACGCCCTGCGACCATACCAGAGCGTCAACTATATCACTTCGCATGACGGCTTTACCCTGTATGATCTGGTCTCGTATAACAGCAAACAGAACTGGGCCAACGGTCACAACAATACCGATGGAACCAACGATTACAGCTGGAACTGCGGCTGGGAAGGCGCAGACGCACCTCCCGAAGTCGAACAGCTCAGAAAGCAGCAGGCCAAAAACCTGTTTGCGCTGTTGATGGTCTCTAATGGTTCGCCCATGTTTCGAATGGGTGACGAATTCCTACAGACCCAGGAGGGCAACAACAATCCGTACAACCAGGACAACGAAACGACCTGGCTCGACTGGGATCGACTCGAGACGCACCAGGATTTCTTTCGTTTCGTCAAACTGATGATCGCCTTCCGAAAACGGCACTCGACAGTCTGCCGTTCCCATTTCTGGAGAGAAGATGTAAAATGGTATGGAGTTACACGCTATGTCGATCTGACGCCTGCCGCGAAAACGCTGGCGTTCTGTCTGCATGGTCAGAGTGAAGCGGACGTCGATTTGTATGTCATGATCAATGCTGCCGCCAACACCTGCATTTTTGGAATTCATGAAGGAACTCCCGGAGAATGGCAGCGGGTGGTCGACACGGCCCTGCCCAGCCCGGAAGATGTGCTGGAACCAGAGTCCCTGAAGCCGGTTTCCGCAGCAACCTATGATGTGCAGGCACGGTCGGTTGTCATTCTGATCAGGCAAAAGCGTATCTTATAA